A stretch of the Archangium violaceum genome encodes the following:
- a CDS encoding SGNH/GDSL hydrolase family protein — protein MRRTHWKLMGMLVALAALSGCRTVPVQVSPQAPELRFGGRVDREDPQGPRLSWGGTSLTVRFTGTSLGLRLLDLPKVEEHAPNRFRFSVDGSPFRDLYVGEGRMLYRIAEGLPKGEHVLRLEKETEPVVGETQVLGLELDPGARVLPAPPGPRRRIEFVGDSGLTGFGIEGKNEFCSFNAETQRNSRTWASLTAQALGAEASIVAFSGKGVAVNYANDPTPLLPQLYERTLPHREDSRWDFTSWVPDAVVIQLGSNDFWKEHPGEERFRDAYRSLVEGIRGHYPGAHIVCVLGSSLSDSHPKDVKARTHARAMISGVVETLRQAGDARVHFVEVPPRLEDEGFGCTWHPSRKTHQRVAEQMTLYLRGLLGWK, from the coding sequence ATGAGACGTACGCATTGGAAGTTGATGGGAATGCTGGTGGCCCTGGCCGCACTCAGTGGCTGTCGCACTGTCCCCGTCCAGGTCTCCCCCCAGGCCCCGGAGTTGCGCTTCGGTGGCCGCGTGGACCGGGAAGACCCACAGGGGCCTCGTCTCTCCTGGGGTGGCACGTCCCTGACCGTGCGCTTCACCGGCACGTCCCTCGGCCTGCGCCTGCTCGACCTGCCCAAGGTCGAGGAGCACGCACCCAATCGCTTTCGCTTCAGCGTGGATGGCTCGCCCTTCCGCGACCTCTACGTGGGCGAGGGGCGCATGCTCTACCGCATCGCCGAAGGTCTCCCCAAGGGCGAGCACGTGCTGCGCCTGGAGAAGGAGACCGAGCCCGTCGTCGGAGAGACCCAGGTCCTCGGGCTCGAGCTGGACCCAGGGGCCCGAGTGCTGCCCGCGCCTCCGGGGCCCAGGCGCCGCATCGAGTTCGTCGGAGACTCGGGACTCACCGGCTTCGGCATCGAGGGCAAGAACGAGTTCTGCAGCTTCAACGCGGAGACCCAGCGCAACTCCCGCACCTGGGCCTCACTCACCGCGCAGGCGCTCGGCGCCGAGGCCTCCATCGTCGCCTTCTCCGGTAAGGGCGTGGCCGTCAATTACGCCAACGACCCCACTCCCCTCCTGCCCCAGCTCTACGAGCGCACCCTCCCCCATCGCGAGGACAGCCGCTGGGACTTCACGTCATGGGTGCCCGACGCGGTGGTCATCCAGCTCGGCTCCAATGACTTCTGGAAGGAGCACCCCGGCGAGGAGCGCTTCCGCGACGCCTACCGCTCCCTCGTGGAGGGCATCCGCGGCCACTACCCCGGTGCCCACATCGTCTGCGTCCTGGGCTCCAGCCTCAGCGACAGCCATCCCAAGGACGTCAAGGCGCGCACCCACGCCCGAGCCATGATCTCCGGCGTGGTGGAGACCCTGCGCCAGGCCGGCGATGCCCGCGTGCACTTCGTCGAGGTCCCTCCCAGACTCGAGGACGAGGGCTTCGGCTGCACCTGGCACCCCAGCCGCAAGACGCACCAGCGCGTGGCCGAGCAGATGACGCTCTATCTCCGCGGGTTGCTCGGCTGGAAATAG